One stretch of Miscanthus floridulus cultivar M001 chromosome 18, ASM1932011v1, whole genome shotgun sequence DNA includes these proteins:
- the LOC136521750 gene encoding aluminum-activated malate transporter 12-like, which yields MGMASALGSFNKKRTLLMLTAPVKRIGRIPASWGRHAWSIGREDPRRAVHALKSGTALTLVSLLYILEPFFKGIGKNAMWAVMTVVVVLEFTAGATICKGLNRGLGTVLAGCLALLIEFVAAGTGKVLRAFIVGASVFIIGFATTYVRFFPTIKKSYDYGVLIFLLTFNLITVSSYRQQDVVSLTRDRLSTIAIGCAICLFMTLLVLPNWSGEDLHSSTVGKFEGLATSIEACVNEYFRDRDKGDNVLDNKQEEARASIQIGYRAVLDSKSSDETLAHYASWEPRHSMHCYSYPWQKYVKLGSVLRHFAYTVAALHGCLESEIQTPPSVRSLFRDPCTRVAREVAKVLQELAVSIKHHRRCAPDVLSDHLHQALQDLNSAIRSQPRLFLGSKRACAANKRMLMELNSGKLSASRAALHSFKTDATAALSETTRNARSDQPPAPDRSERSGMLRPTLSKIAITSLEFSEALPFAAFASLLVEMVVRLELVIEEVKNLERAANFREFTGRDHLIVDLSSMEKTRNSNAAALHPVSAAAE from the exons ATGGGAATGGCTTCTGCTCTGGGTTCTTTCAACAAGAAACGCACTTTGCTGATGCTTACTGCACCGGTGAAGAGAATAGGCAGGATTCCAGCTTCGTGGGGgagacatgcatggagtattggaAGAGAAGATCCAAGGAGAGCTGTTCATGCTCTCAAGTCTGGGACAGCTCTCACACTGGTCTCCCTCTTGTACATACTCGAACCTTTCTTCAAAGGAATCGGGAAGAATGCAATGTGGGCTGTCATGACCGTAGTTGTCGTGCTTGAATTCACTGCAG GGGCAACCATATGCAAAGGGCTGAATAGAGGGTTGGGAACAGTGTTGGCAGGCTGTCTAGCACTTCTCATTGAGTTTGTAGCAGCTGGAACCGGGaaggttttgcgtgctttcatcGTGGGAGCTTCGGTGTTTATAATAG GATTTGCTACCACATATGTTAGATTCTTCCCAACAATCAAGAAGAGCTATGATTACGGTGTGCTGATTTTTCTCTTGACCTTCAATCTGATAACGGTGTCAAGCTACCGCCAACAGGATGTGGTGTCATTGACGAGAGATCGCCTAAGTACTATTGCCATTGGTTGCGCAATCTGTCTGTTCATGACTCTCTTGGTATTGCCAAACTGGTCTGGAGAAGACCTACACAGTAGCACCGTTGGCAAATTTGAAGGATTAGCAACATCAATTGAAG CTTGTGTGAATGAGTATTTCCGAGACCGGGATAAAGGCGATAACGTTCTTGATAATAAGCAGGAGGAAGCAAGAGCTTCCATTCAAATCGGCTATAGAGCGGTCTTGGACTCAAAATCCAGTGATGAGACCCTA GCACACTATGCAAGCTGGGAGCCAAGACACTCAATGCATTGTTACAGTTACCCATGGCAAAAATACGTGAAGCTTGGGTCCGTGCTCAGGCACTTTGCATACACGGTTGCCGCACTTCATGGGTGTCTGGAATCTGAGATTCAG ACTCCACCGTCCGTGAGATCACTGTTCCGAGACCCATGCACAAGAGTTGCACGAGAAGTAGCCAAGGTGCTCCAGGAGCTCGCGGTGAGCATAAAACACCACCGGCGATGCGCCCCCGACGTGCTCTCCGACCATCTCCACCAAGCGCTGCAGGACCTGAACTCGGCTATCAGGTCGCAGCCGCGGCTCTTCCTGGGCTCCAAACGCGCGTGCGCCGCCAACAAGCGCATGCTGATGGAGCTGAACTCCGGGAAGCTCTCGGCGTCGAGAGCCGCGCTTCATTCGTTCAAGACCGACGCGACTGCAGCGTTGTCAGAGACGACGAGGAACGCCCGATCAGATCAGCCGCCGGCGCCGGATCGCAGCGAGAGGAGTGGCATGCTGCGGCCGACGCTCAGCAAGATCGCCATCACCAGCCTCGAGTTCTCAGAGGCGCTCCCGTTCGCCGCGTTCGCGTCGCtgctggtggagatggtggtgcgACTGGAGCTGGTGATAGAGGAAGTGAAGAACCTGGAGCGGGCTGCGAATTTCAGAGAGTTCACTGGGCGTGATCATCTCATCGTTGATCTCAGTAGCATGGAGAAGACGAGGAACAGTAATGCTGCAGCGTTACACCCTGTTTCTGCTGCAGCTGAATGA